From a single Anaerolineaceae bacterium oral taxon 439 genomic region:
- a CDS encoding (4Fe-4S)-binding protein codes for METRDYLAYISKVIHTTIAATVDDEGLPVTAAIDMMDSDDNSLYFLTARGKGFYDRLIKRHFLALTAIKGEDSMSSVAVSVRGKVRELGYDKIPELFEKNPYMHEIYPTEESMHALSAFQIYEGTGEWFDLSKKPIERASFTFGGTEKKQEGFFITDTCIGCGRCAAVCPQNCIITDSIPHVIEQEHCLHCGNCMEVCPVAAVERRQLCGG; via the coding sequence ATGGAGACAAGAGACTATCTTGCATATATTTCAAAAGTGATCCATACGACGATTGCAGCAACGGTTGATGACGAAGGGTTACCCGTTACGGCAGCCATCGACATGATGGACAGTGATGACAACAGCCTGTATTTCCTCACCGCAAGGGGCAAGGGTTTCTATGACCGGCTCATCAAACGACATTTCCTTGCGCTCACTGCGATAAAGGGGGAGGACAGCATGTCCAGCGTGGCGGTGTCTGTTCGTGGTAAAGTTCGGGAGCTCGGCTATGACAAGATCCCGGAACTCTTTGAAAAGAATCCATACATGCACGAGATCTATCCGACGGAAGAATCCATGCATGCACTGTCGGCGTTCCAGATATATGAAGGTACAGGCGAATGGTTCGATCTGTCAAAGAAACCGATTGAGAGAGCGTCTTTCACGTTTGGCGGCACCGAAAAGAAGCAGGAAGGATTTTTTATTACCGATACCTGTATTGGCTGCGGAAGGTGCGCGGCGGTCTGCCCTCAGAACTGCATTATTACCGACAGTATCCCTCATGTAATCGAACAGGAACACTGCCTGCATTGTGGGAACTGTATGGAGGTATGCCCGGTCGCAGCAGTGGAAAGAAGACAGCTTTGTGGAGGATAA